One genomic window of Salvia miltiorrhiza cultivar Shanhuang (shh) chromosome 4, IMPLAD_Smil_shh, whole genome shotgun sequence includes the following:
- the LOC131020637 gene encoding root meristem growth factor 10-like, giving the protein MSTIIALLFLFLSLHSCNATVIAVANNDPTEEFLHYSITKVNGGEGRRVLREKSESLNHVGKDSISKRTFRVPQNKRGEDEEVAGFNLDYLPPKTHPPSHN; this is encoded by the exons ATGTCGACCATTATTGCTCtactttttctatttctttctcTTCACTCATGCAATGCTACAGTTATTGCTGTGGCTAACAATGATCCTACTGAGGAGTTTCTGCACTACTCCATCACCAAG GTGAATGGCGGCGAGGGGCGTCGTGTTTTGAGAGAAAAATCAGAGAGTTTGAATCATGTTGGAAAAGATTCAATTTCCAAGAGGACTTTTAGGGTTCCTCAAAATAAAAGaggagaagatgaagaagttGCAGGTTTCAACCTCGATTATTTGCCTCCCAAGACTCATCCCCCCTCTCATAATtaa
- the LOC131020628 gene encoding flavin-containing monooxygenase FMO GS-OX5-like — protein MPPTDLTAGPTAVDHLTAPPHNVAVIGAGVAGLAAARALKAEGHRVVVYEKSDRLGGTWAYDPRVESDPLSLDPNREIVHGSLYQSLRSNLPRQILGFSDYPFSTKTNRDPRTFPGHQEVLQFLNEFAAEFGLVESIRFGTEVVRVERDDLENDRWVVESRHQETNLNELFTAVVICNGHHTVPKVADFRGREKWPGKQIHSHNYRVPDPFEDLIVVVIGDGPSGTEISLEIAAVAKQVHLSSRSSEVRVSKMDYGDNMWQHSKIDHANENGEVVFEDGDVVHADIILHCTGFLYSFPFLKTEGISVEEGRVGYLYKHIFPPKLGPNLSFLGLPYMTLVFQMIDFQAKWVAHVLSGKARLPSEEEMEADVRQHYQSMEEKGIPKYHTHSLHFELDYLDWLANQVGAKGVDESARLVLKSYLKFFIGRDKWRQKDWEPTNLM, from the exons ATGCCTCCTACCGATCTCACCGCCGGCCCCACGGCCGTCGACCACCTCACCGCGCCGCCACACAACGTGGCGGTGATTGGCGCCGGCGTGGCGGGGCTCGCGGCGGCGCGGGCCCTCAAAGCAGAAGGCCACCGCGTCGTTGTTTACGAGAAATCGGACAGACTCGGCGGCACCTGGGCTTACGACCCGCGAGTCGAGTCCGACCCGTTGAGCCTCGACCCGAATAGGGAGATCGTACACGGCAGCCTCTACCAATCGCTGCGCTCCAATCTCCCCCGGCAGATCTTGGGCTTCTCGGACTATCCGTTTTCCACCAAGACAAATCGGGACCCGAGAACCTTTCCGGGTCACCAAGAGGTGCTCCAGTTCTTGAATGAGTTCGCCGCCGAGTTCGGACTCGTTGAGTCGATACGGTTCGGCACCGAGGTCGTCCGAGTGGAGCGAGACGATCTGGAGAACGACCGTTGGGTCGTCGAGTCGAGACATCAagaaacgaacttgaacgagctttttacCGCCGTTGTAATTTGCAACGGACATCATACGGTACCAAAAGTAGCAGATTTTCGAG GCAGAGAAAAGTGGCCCGGTAAGCAGATCCACAGTCACAATTATAGGGTACCCGACCCATTTGAAGATCTG ATTGTGGTGGTGATTGGCGACGGGCCGAGCGGGACGGAAATTTCACTTGAAATTGCGGCCGTCGCCAAGCAAGTTCATCTCTCCTCAAGATCGTCCGAAGTTCGAGTCTCAAAGATGGATTATGGGGATAATATGTGGCAACATTCAaaa ATTGATCATGCAAATGAAAACGGAGAAGTAGTTTTCGAAGATGGTGATGTCGTTCATGCAGATATCATCCTCCATTGCACCGG gTTTTTGTATAGTTTTCCATTCTTGAAAACCGAAGGCATAAGTGTGGAAGAAGGCCGTGTTGGCTACCTCTACAAGCATATATTTCCTCCAAAGCTTGGCccaaatctttcttttcttgGACTCCCATATATG ACTCTTGTATTTCAAATGATAGACTTCCAAGCAAAGTGGGTGGCGCACGTTTTATCCGGTAAGGCGCGCCTTCCATCGGAGGAGGAGATGGAGGCGGACGTGCGGCAACACTACCAAAGCATGGAGGAGAAAGGGATCCCTAAGTACCACACTCATTCACTCCACTTTGAG TTGGATTACTTGGATTGGCTAGCTAATCAAGTTGGAGCAAAAGGAGTTGATGAAAGCGCACGGTTGGTATTGAAAAGTTATTTGAAATTCTTTATTGGAAGGGACAAATGGAGGCAAAAAGATTGGGAACCTACCAATTTGATGTAG